A window from Clupea harengus chromosome 14, Ch_v2.0.2, whole genome shotgun sequence encodes these proteins:
- the smyd2a gene encoding N-lysine methyltransferase SMYD2-A, whose product MKEGIEGTDTFLSPGKGRGLKALKHFKVGDLVFACPAYAYVLTVNERGAHCELCFTRQEGLSKCGKCKQAYYCNVDCQKGDWPMHKLECSAMCAYGENWCPSETVRLVARIIVKQKLQKDRTQSERLLTLREFESHLDKLDNEKNEMNEADIAALHHFYSKYLDFPDKATLNELFAGVNNNGFTIEDEELSHLGSAVFPDVALMNHSCDPNVIVTYKGTTAEVRAVRDISPGDEIFNSYIDLLYPTEDRNERLIDSYFFECDCPECTSKSKDKAKMEIRKNLSTPPEPEEIREMVTYAKNVIEEFRRAKHYKTPNELLEICELSLEKMGALFADTNVYMLHMMYQSMGVCLYLQDWDGAMKYGEKIIKPYSVHYPLYSLNTASMYLKLGRLYLGLEKKSLGVKALKKALAIMEIAHGKDHHYIAEVRKEMEEQQ is encoded by the exons ATGAAAGAAGGGATAGAAGGCACGGATACGTTTTTGAGCCCAGGCAAAGGGCGAGGACTAAAAGCCCTGAAACATTTCAAAGTTGGGGACCTCGTGTTCGCATGTCCAGCGTACGCATACGTTTTgacagtgaatgagagaggtgCCCACTGTGAATTATGCTTCACGAG ACAAGAGGGCCTGTCCAAGTGTGGAAAATGCAAACAGGCCTATTACTGCAACGTGGACTGCCAG AAAGGCGATTGGCCCATGCACAAGCTGGAGTGCTCAGCCATGTGTGCCTACGGAGAGAACTGGTGCCCCTCGGAGACAGTCAGGCTGGTGGCCAGAATCATCGTGAAACAG AAACTGCAGAAAGACAGGACACAGTCTGAGCGGTTGTTAACCTTGAGAGAGTTTGAGTCAC ACCTTGACAAGCTTGACAATGAGAAGAACGAGATGAATGAAGCCGACATCGCCGCACTCCATCACTTTTACTCCAAATACCTCGACTTCCCTGACAAGGCCACTCTCAATGAGCTTTTTGCTGGG GTTAACAACAATGGGTTCACCATTGAGGACGAAGAGCTGTCTCACTTAGGTTCAGCAGTATTCCCAGA TGTTGCGCTGATGAACCACAGCTGTGACCCCAATGTCATTGTGACCTACAAAGGGACAACGGCAGAAGTGAGGGCAGTCCGGGACATCAGCCCTGGAGATGAG ATTTTCAACAGTTACATCGACCTGCTCTATCCCACGGAGGACCGGAATGAGAGGCTGATAGATTCCTACTTCTTTGAGTGTGATTGTCCGGAGTGTACCTCAAAATCCAAG GATAAGGCCAAGATGGAGATCCGGAAGAACCTGAGCACGCCGCCAGAGCCGGAGGAAATTCGAGAAATGGTGACGTACGCCAAGAATGTCATTGAGGAGTTCCGGAGGGCAAAGCATTACAAAA CCCCAAATGAACTGTTGGAGATCTGTGAATTGAGTCTGGAGAAGATGGGCGCTCTCTTTGCGGACACAAACGTGTACATGCTTCACATGATGTACCAATCCATGGGAGTGTGCCTCTATCTGCAGGACTGGGACGGAGCTATGAAATATGGGGAGAAGATCATTAAGCCATACAG TGTGCACTATCCTCTTTATTCTCTGAACACGGCCTCGATGTACCTGAAGCTAGGTAGACTATATTTAGGACTGGAAAAGAAGTCACTTGGAGTCAAGGCTTTAAAGAAG GCACTGGCCATAATGGAAATTGCCCATGGCAAGGATCACCATTACATAGCTGAGGTcaggaaagagatggaggagcagcAATGA